A window of Syntrophorhabdaceae bacterium contains these coding sequences:
- a CDS encoding DUF169 domain-containing protein, translating into MDGAFKGRFMALWQKYFGDAPLPMVFYYTDKEEEGVIKVKAPEVHRCMVADLARVAVGKSILFDAGSIGCFGGKHYLGYSEGWMPHFEYFLSCGLPGTVEGERYKKTPELVKDYTTLLPGWKAPAPYMVFKRWDKIADGDDPQVAIFFASPDVLSGLFTLANFDVKGLDGVMSPFGSGCAAIVQFPYLERETEGPKAVLGMLDVSARPCVRPNVLTFALPVKRLRVMAENMDESFLTTESWAMVRKRIDLATKEKAKA; encoded by the coding sequence ATGGATGGAGCATTCAAGGGGCGCTTCATGGCCCTGTGGCAGAAATATTTCGGCGATGCGCCCCTGCCCATGGTCTTTTACTACACGGATAAAGAGGAAGAAGGCGTTATCAAGGTGAAGGCCCCCGAGGTCCACCGGTGCATGGTGGCGGACCTGGCGCGGGTGGCCGTGGGGAAAAGCATCCTCTTCGACGCGGGCTCCATCGGCTGCTTCGGGGGCAAGCATTACCTCGGCTATAGCGAGGGGTGGATGCCCCATTTCGAATATTTCCTCTCCTGCGGCCTCCCCGGCACGGTCGAGGGGGAGCGGTACAAGAAGACGCCCGAGCTGGTAAAGGATTACACGACATTGCTGCCCGGGTGGAAGGCGCCCGCGCCGTACATGGTGTTTAAAAGATGGGACAAGATCGCCGACGGGGACGATCCCCAGGTGGCGATCTTCTTTGCATCTCCTGATGTACTTTCAGGGCTCTTTACCCTCGCCAACTTTGACGTGAAGGGGTTGGATGGCGTCATGTCGCCCTTCGGCTCGGGATGCGCCGCGATCGTCCAGTTCCCTTATCTCGAGCGGGAGACAGAGGGCCCGAAGGCAGTGCTCGGCATGCTCGATGTCTCGGCCCGGCCCTGCGTGAGGCCGAACGTCCTCACCTTCGCCCTTCCTGTCAAAAGACTGCGGGTCATGGCGGAGAATATGGACGAGAGTTTCCTGACCACGGAAAGCTGGGCAATGGTAAGAAAGAGGATCGATCTCGCCACAAAAGAGAAAGCCAAAGCATAA
- a CDS encoding CoA-binding protein, which translates to MDLNAIFKPRTLAVIGISLTKDDHPANVIFHKNLLRHRVKVYGVNGRGGTLRCEPLYKNVADLPEPIDVAVIATKADFVPQVMEECIAAGVKGAVVVSGGFAETGRADLQDRLVALARDGDFPFIGPNCLGIYAPPFIDTFFVPTERMVKPEQGRVALVSQSGGILVDHMLRCANEGVGLSAGVSIGNKALIKETDLLRYFTQDPDTDVIAFYLEGFEKNGGREFVLTAGECGKPVIVLKSGKTPGGSKAVSSHTASMAGNYEVFSAVMAQYGIIEAREESELVSFAESLSSYKESFQGRVGIITGSGGHGALAIDESIAKGLEVPALTEKEQAELRQVLSPSIQAITTYTNPIDLTGSSIDEDFVEAARYLSRKADLDCIITLVLPYLPGVTMDLGARLGTVYQQEGKPIVAYVPHVERYAILIEGFISNNIPVAHSVEAAVQMAEALRRNKRC; encoded by the coding sequence ATGGATTTAAATGCCATATTTAAACCGCGGACCCTGGCGGTCATCGGGATTTCCCTTACAAAAGACGACCATCCCGCCAACGTGATATTCCATAAGAACCTCCTGCGCCACCGGGTCAAGGTCTACGGGGTGAACGGCCGGGGAGGGACCCTGCGGTGCGAGCCGCTCTACAAGAACGTCGCCGACCTGCCGGAGCCTATTGACGTGGCGGTGATCGCCACAAAGGCGGATTTCGTGCCCCAGGTCATGGAGGAGTGCATTGCCGCGGGGGTGAAAGGGGCCGTGGTGGTCTCCGGAGGCTTCGCGGAGACAGGGCGAGCCGACCTTCAGGACCGCCTCGTCGCCCTGGCCCGGGATGGGGACTTCCCCTTTATCGGGCCTAACTGCCTCGGCATTTATGCCCCTCCTTTTATCGATACCTTCTTCGTCCCCACCGAGCGCATGGTGAAGCCCGAACAGGGCAGGGTGGCCCTGGTGAGTCAGAGCGGCGGCATCCTCGTGGACCATATGCTGAGGTGCGCGAACGAAGGGGTCGGCCTCTCCGCCGGGGTGAGCATCGGGAACAAGGCCCTCATCAAAGAGACGGACCTCCTCAGGTATTTTACCCAGGACCCGGATACGGACGTGATCGCCTTCTACCTCGAAGGCTTCGAGAAAAACGGCGGGAGGGAGTTCGTCCTGACTGCGGGGGAATGTGGCAAGCCCGTAATCGTGCTCAAATCGGGAAAGACCCCCGGCGGATCAAAGGCCGTAAGCAGCCATACCGCCTCCATGGCGGGAAATTACGAGGTCTTCTCCGCGGTTATGGCCCAATACGGCATTATCGAGGCACGGGAAGAATCGGAGCTGGTCTCCTTCGCCGAATCATTATCCTCCTACAAAGAGTCCTTTCAGGGCAGGGTGGGCATTATCACGGGCAGCGGCGGTCACGGCGCCCTCGCCATCGATGAAAGCATTGCCAAGGGCCTCGAAGTCCCGGCCCTTACGGAGAAGGAACAGGCGGAGCTGCGACAGGTCCTCTCGCCCTCGATTCAGGCGATCACTACCTACACGAACCCCATCGACCTCACGGGAAGCTCGATAGACGAGGATTTCGTCGAGGCCGCGAGGTATTTGAGCAGGAAGGCCGACCTCGACTGCATCATTACGCTGGTCCTCCCCTACCTTCCGGGGGTTACCATGGATCTCGGCGCCAGGCTCGGCACCGTATACCAGCAGGAAGGCAAGCCGATCGTCGCCTACGTGCCCCATGTGGAGAGGTATGCGATCCTCATCGAAGGGTTCATCTCGAACAATATCCCCGTTGCCCATTCCGTGGAGGCCGCCGTGCAGATGGCCGAAGCCCTAAGGAGGAACAAGCGATGCTGA
- a CDS encoding acetate--CoA ligase family protein: MLNQEITDILDASASMGWIMEPDAKKLLRLAGIDTTRFIFTEDPEAAAAFAKDLGYPVVAKVVSPRIVHKSDVGGVAAGITNEGDLNRAFGRMMLLDGATGVIVEEMVKGVELIAGAKIDDQFGPIVLLGAGGTAVEIYKDVALRMAPLVEKDVGSMLASLKARPLLEGYRGAEPIDVGALTAMLLNFSALLMDLGDRIESIDLNPVICSPTRAVAADARIILR, from the coding sequence ATGCTGAATCAGGAGATCACGGACATTCTCGACGCGAGCGCTTCCATGGGATGGATCATGGAGCCCGACGCAAAAAAACTCCTCCGTCTTGCGGGCATCGATACGACCCGCTTCATCTTCACCGAAGACCCCGAGGCCGCAGCCGCTTTTGCAAAGGACCTGGGCTATCCGGTGGTGGCGAAGGTCGTCTCCCCTCGCATCGTCCATAAGTCGGATGTGGGGGGAGTGGCCGCCGGCATCACGAACGAGGGGGATCTCAACCGCGCCTTCGGTCGTATGATGCTCCTCGACGGGGCAACAGGGGTGATCGTCGAAGAGATGGTGAAAGGTGTGGAGCTTATCGCGGGCGCAAAGATTGACGACCAGTTCGGCCCAATCGTCCTTCTCGGGGCGGGCGGGACGGCAGTGGAGATTTACAAGGACGTGGCCTTGAGGATGGCGCCGCTCGTGGAAAAGGACGTGGGGTCCATGCTCGCCTCATTGAAGGCGCGCCCCCTTTTGGAGGGATACCGGGGCGCGGAGCCTATAGACGTGGGAGCCCTCACTGCCATGCTCCTTAATTTCTCCGCCCTCCTCATGGACCTTGGGGACCGGATAGAATCGATCGACCTCAACCCCGTGATCTGTTCTCCCACGCGAGCCGTGGCGGCCGACGCCCGGATCATACTCAGATGA